The region CTATCGCAAGGTCGAGCGCGGCGATCCGACCGTGGTTTCCGGCGTGCTGGCCTCGGCCCTTTGGGTTCTGGGTATGGAAAAGCGACTGGCAACTTTGCTGGCGTCTGATCCTGTCGGCGAAGAACTTGAATCGCGCAAGCGGCCAAAACGCGTGGCTGGTCCCAGCAAGATCGAAGGGCTTGATCTATGATCCCGGCCCTCATCGTCTATGTGCATGTGAGGGGCGCTTTCAAACCCGCTGGCATCTTGGAACGGATCGGACCCGACTGGCCGCCGAACGCACGGGCTGCGCGTTTTCGCTATGGCGACTTGTGGCTGAAAGATCCCGATGCCTTTCCCATCGATCCCCTGAATCTGCCCTTGCTCAAGGATTGGCAGATGTGCCGCGAGGGGTGGCAAATCCATTACGCCTTCCGCGACGTGGCCCCCGATGGCTGGGGGCAACAAGTGCTGTTGGC is a window of Alphaproteobacteria bacterium DNA encoding:
- a CDS encoding helix-turn-helix domain-containing protein — protein: MKNTPSNQVPQDVKDALSSIGAAIKLARIRRGIRAQDMAARCSVSLPTYRKVERGDPTVVSGVLASALWVLGMEKRLATLLASDPVGEELESRKRPKRVAGPSKIEGLDL